The Spirosoma radiotolerans genome has a window encoding:
- a CDS encoding RagB/SusD family nutrient uptake outer membrane protein, whose product MNYIAKCLSFSLLLGTTMIACNTDFLDTKPLDKVSGDAVWADRSLSEAFVTDVYNGIRDGLLDQMSLDCQTDNALYSFGKQDVNEANVSPSNTGTVKSTMEWQEMYARIRSANIALSKLAKPTFDNTGNLAGRMRGEMYFMRAYFYNQLLRYYGAVPIIKTPYTLDEGDFTVARNTYEECVNAIVTDLDSASALLKGRSMESGRATMGAAMALKARVLLYAASDLHDIPTAKAKSSVIASFANPELLGYVSGDRTARWKKAQDAAKAVMDLNQYGYKLNLAAPVTPAEGQQNYINLSLSQNGGETDGIFLKYYIRASNDDWGSWFPRNNQPNGYHGWTSSEPTQQMVDNYEMMDGTKFDWKNPAHAAAPYENRDPRFYASILYDGAQWKPRTPDGAGIDPAGQIQMGEYEVGSSAAPTKFSGLDTRNSTIENWNGTWTGYAIRKFFNTDVSIVDQNIRQEIPSIQIRYTEVVLNYAEACLMLGQEAEAKKWINAVRFRVGMPAVTETGAALIARYQNERNVEMFLEDQRFYDVRRWMIAPTVLGQQARIIAITGKLKPGKTVTTYKYSKDNYTYTYQVQDLGTGKENRKWADKIYFLPISRDEINRNNKLIQNPGY is encoded by the coding sequence ATGAATTATATAGCAAAGTGTCTATCGTTCAGCCTGCTGTTGGGCACAACGATGATCGCCTGTAACACCGACTTCCTGGACACCAAACCGCTCGATAAGGTATCGGGCGATGCAGTCTGGGCCGACCGTTCCCTCTCCGAAGCCTTTGTAACGGATGTGTACAACGGTATTCGGGATGGTCTGCTGGATCAGATGAGTTTAGACTGCCAGACCGATAACGCCCTCTATAGCTTTGGCAAACAGGACGTAAACGAAGCCAACGTTAGTCCATCGAACACGGGTACAGTTAAAAGTACGATGGAGTGGCAGGAAATGTACGCCCGGATTCGGTCCGCTAACATTGCCCTGTCGAAACTAGCCAAGCCTACATTTGACAATACGGGTAACCTGGCTGGACGGATGCGCGGAGAGATGTACTTTATGCGTGCTTATTTCTACAACCAGCTGTTGCGTTATTATGGGGCTGTCCCCATCATCAAAACGCCGTATACGCTGGATGAGGGAGATTTTACGGTCGCTCGTAATACGTATGAAGAGTGCGTCAATGCTATCGTTACCGATCTGGACTCCGCTTCTGCGTTGTTAAAAGGACGTAGTATGGAATCTGGCCGGGCCACTATGGGAGCCGCTATGGCCCTTAAAGCACGGGTTCTTTTGTATGCTGCCAGTGATTTGCACGACATCCCGACAGCCAAAGCTAAGTCGAGTGTCATCGCCAGCTTTGCTAACCCTGAGCTATTGGGTTACGTGAGTGGTGACCGGACGGCCCGTTGGAAAAAAGCCCAGGACGCAGCGAAAGCCGTTATGGACCTGAATCAGTACGGGTACAAATTGAATCTGGCTGCGCCTGTTACACCTGCCGAAGGGCAACAGAATTACATCAACCTGTCGCTGTCGCAAAACGGGGGTGAAACCGATGGTATTTTCCTGAAATACTACATCCGGGCATCTAATGATGACTGGGGCTCCTGGTTCCCACGTAACAACCAGCCTAACGGATACCACGGCTGGACGTCCAGCGAACCGACCCAGCAGATGGTAGATAACTACGAGATGATGGATGGAACCAAGTTCGATTGGAAAAACCCAGCCCATGCCGCAGCTCCTTACGAAAACCGCGATCCCCGTTTCTATGCCTCAATTCTGTATGACGGTGCGCAGTGGAAACCCCGTACGCCCGATGGCGCTGGTATTGACCCCGCCGGACAGATTCAGATGGGCGAATACGAAGTGGGCTCATCAGCTGCTCCAACCAAGTTTTCGGGTCTGGACACGCGCAATAGCACCATCGAAAACTGGAATGGTACCTGGACGGGCTATGCCATCCGTAAGTTTTTCAATACGGATGTTTCGATTGTCGATCAGAACATTCGTCAGGAAATCCCATCCATTCAGATTCGTTACACGGAAGTCGTGCTGAACTACGCTGAAGCCTGTTTGATGCTGGGTCAGGAAGCGGAAGCTAAAAAGTGGATCAACGCCGTTCGCTTCCGGGTGGGTATGCCTGCCGTTACCGAAACTGGGGCCGCTCTGATTGCGCGTTACCAGAATGAGCGAAACGTTGAAATGTTCCTGGAAGATCAGCGTTTTTACGACGTTCGCCGGTGGATGATCGCGCCAACCGTACTTGGCCAACAGGCCCGCATTATTGCGATTACGGGCAAACTCAAACCAGGTAAGACCGTCACGACCTACAAGTATAGCAAAGACAACTATACATATACTTACCAGGTACAGGACTTGGGAACGGGTAAAGAAAACCGGAAATGGGCCGACAAGATTTACTTCCTGCCCATTAGCCGCGACGAAATCAACCGGAACAATAAACTGATACAAAATCCCGGTTATTAA